A genome region from Pseudomonas sp. S06B 330 includes the following:
- a CDS encoding acyl-CoA dehydrogenase C-terminal domain-containing protein: MADYKAPLRDMRFVLNEVFEVSKLWAQLPGLAEAVDEETALAVLEEAGKVTGKSIAPLSRSGDEEGCHWDNGAVSTPAGFIEAYKTYAEGGWVGVGGDPAYGGMGMPKVISAQVEEMVNSSSLAFGLYPMLTAGACLSINAHASDELKEKYLPNMYAGVWAGSMCLTEPHAGTDLGIIRTKAEPQADGSYKVSGTKIFITGGEHDLTENIIHLVLAKLPDAPAGPKGISLFLVPKFMVNDDGSLGARNPANCGSIEHKMGIQASATCVMNFDEAVGYLVGEPNKGLAAMFTMMNYERLGVGIQGLASAERSYQNAIEYARDRLQSRAPSGPQAKDKVADPIIVHPDVRRMLLTMKALNEGGRAFSTYVAMQLDTAKYSEDATTRKRAEDLVALLTPVSKAFLTDLGLESAVHGQQVFGGHGYIREWGQEQLVRDVRITQIYEGTNGIQALDLMGRKVVGSGGALYKLFADEIRHFTATADSDLGEFVKPLNAALDNLDDLTAWVLDRAKNNPNEIGAASVEYLQAFGYTAYAYMWALMARTALGKQGEEDFYASKLGTARFYFARLLPRIHSLSASVKAGSESLYLLDAAQF, encoded by the coding sequence ATGGCTGACTATAAAGCGCCCCTGCGCGATATGCGCTTCGTCCTCAATGAAGTCTTCGAAGTCTCCAAGCTCTGGGCGCAATTGCCCGGCTTGGCCGAAGCTGTCGATGAGGAGACTGCCCTCGCGGTGCTGGAGGAGGCCGGCAAGGTCACTGGCAAGAGCATCGCGCCACTGAGCCGCAGCGGCGACGAAGAAGGCTGCCATTGGGACAACGGTGCAGTGAGCACCCCAGCAGGATTCATCGAGGCCTACAAAACCTACGCCGAAGGTGGTTGGGTCGGTGTGGGTGGGGATCCCGCCTATGGCGGTATGGGTATGCCCAAGGTGATCTCGGCCCAGGTCGAAGAAATGGTCAACTCATCGAGCCTGGCGTTCGGTCTGTACCCGATGCTGACTGCCGGTGCCTGCTTGTCGATCAACGCCCATGCCAGCGACGAACTCAAGGAAAAGTACCTGCCGAACATGTATGCCGGTGTCTGGGCCGGCTCCATGTGCCTGACCGAGCCACACGCAGGGACCGACCTGGGCATCATCCGCACCAAGGCCGAGCCTCAAGCAGATGGCAGCTACAAGGTCAGTGGCACCAAGATCTTCATCACCGGTGGTGAGCACGACCTGACCGAAAACATCATTCATCTGGTGCTGGCCAAGCTACCGGACGCGCCAGCCGGGCCAAAGGGCATTTCCCTGTTCCTGGTGCCCAAGTTCATGGTCAACGACGACGGCAGCCTCGGCGCACGTAACCCGGCCAATTGCGGTTCGATCGAACACAAGATGGGCATTCAGGCTTCGGCTACTTGCGTAATGAACTTCGATGAGGCCGTGGGCTACTTGGTCGGCGAGCCGAACAAAGGCTTGGCGGCGATGTTCACCATGATGAACTACGAGCGCCTTGGTGTGGGTATCCAGGGCCTGGCGTCGGCGGAACGCTCCTACCAGAACGCCATCGAGTATGCCCGTGACCGTCTGCAGAGCCGCGCACCTAGCGGTCCGCAAGCCAAGGACAAGGTCGCTGACCCAATCATCGTGCACCCTGACGTGCGACGCATGTTGTTGACCATGAAGGCATTGAACGAGGGCGGTCGCGCCTTCTCCACCTATGTCGCCATGCAACTGGACACCGCCAAGTACAGTGAAGACGCAACCACCCGCAAGCGCGCTGAAGACCTCGTCGCGTTGCTGACCCCGGTCTCGAAGGCATTCCTCACCGACCTCGGTCTGGAGTCTGCAGTACATGGTCAGCAAGTGTTCGGCGGCCATGGCTACATCCGTGAATGGGGGCAGGAGCAACTGGTGCGTGATGTGCGCATCACCCAGATCTACGAAGGCACCAACGGTATCCAGGCTCTGGACTTGATGGGGCGTAAGGTTGTCGGTAGCGGTGGGGCGCTATACAAGCTGTTCGCCGATGAGATCCGCCATTTCACCGCCACTGCCGACAGTGACCTAGGTGAGTTCGTCAAACCGCTCAACGCCGCCCTGGATAACCTCGACGACCTGACTGCCTGGGTACTGGATCGAGCCAAGAACAACCCGAACGAAATCGGTGCGGCCTCGGTGGAGTACCTGCAGGCATTCGGCTACACCGCCTACGCCTACATGTGGGCACTGATGGCGCGCACGGCGCTGGGCAAGCAGGGTGAAGAAGATTTCTACGCCAGCAAGCTCGGCACCGCACGTTTCTATTTTGCCCGTCTGCTGCCGCGTATTCACTCGCTCAGCGCATCGGTGAAAGCCGGCAGTGAGTCGTTGTACCTGCTGGACGCGGCGCAGTTTTGA
- a CDS encoding LysR family transcriptional regulator — MDFRQLRYFVAVYEEGHVGRAAERLSLSQPALSQQIRQLEHSLDVSLFERGNKRLLPTLAAHTLYNHALPLLDGLQRAREALRNFKGQSLRTLAIGVLQTVRPSLVPQLLDRVRKAQPHLVVQIYELSGLEIERRLLNGSLDIGISYLPPRQPGLHGLLLYEDELQLVIPNTHPLREFKKVSLKQAAELPMLLLGEEFQVRQIWQTQLANLGRRPQVQAEMNNMGGILDSLGHTSLATVLPGRAKEVVEDDQELLWKPLSEPRVPLKIGLVFRDAQRQQASVELLRTLLEEEADPRQMGVSPLDVLG; from the coding sequence ATGGATTTTCGCCAACTGCGTTATTTCGTCGCGGTCTACGAAGAAGGTCATGTAGGCCGGGCTGCCGAGCGCCTGTCGCTGTCGCAACCGGCGCTCTCGCAACAGATTCGTCAACTCGAACACAGCCTGGATGTCAGCCTGTTCGAACGGGGCAACAAGCGTCTGTTGCCGACCCTCGCCGCGCACACCCTGTACAACCATGCCCTGCCTCTGCTCGACGGCTTGCAGCGGGCCCGCGAGGCCCTGCGCAACTTCAAGGGGCAGTCACTGCGCACCTTGGCGATTGGTGTCCTGCAAACGGTACGCCCAAGTCTCGTCCCGCAACTACTCGACCGTGTGCGCAAGGCCCAGCCACATCTGGTCGTGCAGATCTACGAGCTGTCAGGCCTGGAGATCGAGCGACGCTTGCTCAACGGTAGCCTGGACATCGGTATCAGCTACCTGCCGCCACGCCAGCCAGGGCTGCATGGCTTGTTGCTGTACGAAGACGAACTGCAACTTGTCATCCCCAACACTCATCCGTTGCGTGAATTCAAGAAGGTTTCACTCAAGCAAGCGGCAGAACTTCCCATGCTGTTACTTGGCGAAGAATTCCAGGTGCGCCAGATCTGGCAGACCCAATTGGCCAACCTCGGTCGGCGACCACAGGTACAGGCCGAAATGAACAACATGGGCGGGATTCTTGACAGCCTCGGCCATACTTCACTGGCCACTGTACTGCCAGGGCGCGCCAAGGAAGTGGTTGAGGATGATCAAGAGCTCCTCTGGAAACCGCTGAGTGAGCCAAGGGTACCGCTGAAGATTGGCCTGGTGTTTCGCGATGCGCAGCGCCAGCAGGCCTCGGTCGAGCTGCTGCGTACGCTGCTGGAAGAAGAAGCCGATCCCAGGCAGATGGGGGTATCCCCGCTGGATGTGCTGGGCTGA
- a CDS encoding aspartate aminotransferase family protein: MNLFSFRRPAPVVAERKPVPVAAAAAEALPRDCLMPATARAPQVFVRGQGSWLWDSEGHAYLDFTQGCAVNSLGHSPSVLVKALGSQAQALINPGAGFHNRSLLKLVNLLCQSTGSDQAYLLNSGAEACEGAIKLARKWGQLHRNGAYHIITASQSCHGRSLGALSASDPSPCNRCEPGLPGFSKVPFNDLEALHAAVDSRTVAIMLEPIQGEAGVIPATAAYLKGVEQLCRELGILLILDEVQTGVGRCGALLAEQTYGVRADIITLGKGLGGGVPLAALLARGSACCAEAGELEGSHHGNALMSAAGLAVLETVLEAGFFEHVQDSGRHLRDGLSRLAGRYAQNKVRGQGLLWALQLSEDNAAELVKAALQEGLLLNAPQADVLRFSPALTVSNGNIDEMLLRLARAFARVHSAQQHQRREATA, encoded by the coding sequence ATGAATCTGTTCAGTTTTCGACGCCCCGCGCCCGTTGTGGCCGAGCGCAAGCCTGTGCCGGTTGCCGCGGCGGCCGCTGAAGCCTTGCCTCGCGACTGCCTGATGCCCGCCACGGCACGTGCGCCACAGGTGTTCGTTCGCGGCCAGGGTTCCTGGTTGTGGGACAGTGAAGGTCACGCCTATCTCGATTTCACCCAGGGCTGTGCAGTCAACAGTCTCGGTCATAGCCCTAGCGTGCTGGTTAAAGCGTTGGGCAGCCAGGCGCAAGCGCTGATCAATCCAGGGGCAGGCTTTCATAACCGTAGTTTGTTGAAGCTGGTTAACCTCCTTTGTCAGAGCACGGGCAGCGACCAGGCCTATCTGCTCAACAGCGGTGCCGAGGCCTGCGAAGGTGCAATCAAGTTGGCGCGTAAGTGGGGGCAGCTGCATCGCAATGGCGCCTATCACATTATTACTGCCAGCCAGAGTTGCCACGGGCGCAGCCTGGGCGCGTTGTCGGCCTCTGACCCATCACCATGCAACCGCTGTGAGCCGGGGTTGCCAGGTTTCAGCAAGGTACCGTTCAACGACCTGGAAGCGCTGCACGCCGCCGTCGATTCGCGCACGGTGGCGATCATGCTCGAGCCGATCCAGGGTGAGGCCGGAGTGATTCCAGCGACTGCTGCCTACCTCAAAGGTGTTGAGCAACTGTGCCGTGAGCTGGGCATCCTGTTGATTCTCGATGAAGTGCAGACCGGTGTTGGTCGTTGCGGCGCCCTGCTTGCCGAGCAGACCTACGGTGTACGCGCCGACATCATCACGCTGGGCAAGGGCCTGGGTGGCGGTGTGCCATTAGCAGCCTTGCTGGCCCGTGGCAGTGCCTGTTGTGCCGAAGCTGGCGAGCTGGAGGGCAGTCACCACGGCAATGCACTGATGAGCGCCGCCGGCCTGGCAGTGTTGGAGACCGTACTGGAAGCGGGTTTTTTCGAGCATGTCCAGGATTCCGGCCGGCACCTGCGTGATGGCCTGAGTCGTTTGGCTGGCCGTTATGCACAGAATAAAGTACGTGGTCAGGGCCTGCTGTGGGCGCTGCAACTGAGCGAAGACAATGCCGCCGAACTGGTCAAGGCTGCCCTGCAGGAAGGCCTGCTGCTCAACGCCCCGCAGGCTGACGTGCTGCGTTTCTCGCCAGCGCTGACCGTGAGCAACGGCAACATCGATGAAATGCTCCTGCGCCTGGCCCGGGCCTTTGCTCGGGTGCACTCAGCGCAACAACACCAGCGGCGCGAAGCCACTGCCTGA
- a CDS encoding YqaE/Pmp3 family membrane protein has product MDFIRIIIAILLPPLGVFLQVGFGGAFWLNILLTLLGYIPGIVHAVYIIAKR; this is encoded by the coding sequence ATGGACTTTATCCGCATCATCATCGCCATTCTACTGCCGCCACTGGGCGTATTCCTGCAGGTCGGCTTCGGCGGTGCCTTTTGGCTGAACATTCTGCTGACGTTGTTGGGGTACATTCCGGGCATCGTGCATGCGGTGTACATCATCGCCAAACGCTAA
- a CDS encoding S9 family peptidase: MSETPVSSPAAERFSAEQAVAAGTDFAELRVGPRGLFWNEFRPRDGACRIWHWRDGQAHCLTPDGFSVRSRVYEYGGGSFCLSDDGVVFVNEADQQLYTQDLQGGEPVPLTQGECRYGDLRWAAGQVLAVEETHAMDQVEHRLVAIAPEQREVLAEGADFYAAPTLSADGSRLAWVEWSRPEQPWTATRLLCRERMNDGRWGLPRCIAGNQGPAQSLQQPRFDGRGRLYCLSDLNGFWQPWGETAQGWSALPASSADHAAAPWQLGACTWLPLGEHHYLATWLEDGFSRLGLCHADGSQQQVETDYSRLRCLDLDQNFLYAIAASPTSPSAVIAINRVDHRVQVLAGGASPLPAERISRPQSLCYPSGDGIAHGFFYSAMNGAKRPPLIVFVHGGPTSACYPALDPRIQYWTQRGFAVADLNYRGSSGYGRSYRQALHLRWGEIDVEDACAVVEHLAERELIDPEQAFIRGGSAGGYTTLCALAFHDVFRAGASLYGVSDPLALARATHKFEGDYLDWLIGDPLVDAERYKQRTPLLHASEIKVPVIFFQGELDAVVVPEQTRSMLAALKANGIRAEGYFYPSERHGFRTAANLAHALEEEWRFYRRVLADK; encoded by the coding sequence ATGAGCGAAACTCCCGTGTCATCGCCCGCGGCTGAGCGTTTCAGCGCCGAACAAGCGGTGGCTGCCGGCACCGACTTTGCTGAGTTACGCGTCGGTCCCCGAGGTTTGTTCTGGAACGAATTCCGTCCGCGCGACGGCGCCTGCCGCATCTGGCACTGGCGTGATGGCCAGGCCCACTGCCTTACGCCCGATGGTTTCAGTGTCCGTAGTCGGGTCTACGAGTACGGCGGAGGCAGCTTTTGCTTGAGCGATGACGGTGTGGTCTTCGTCAACGAGGCCGACCAGCAGCTGTACACACAAGACTTGCAAGGTGGCGAACCTGTACCACTGACCCAGGGTGAGTGCCGTTATGGTGATCTGCGCTGGGCGGCGGGTCAGGTCCTGGCTGTGGAAGAGACCCACGCTATGGATCAGGTCGAGCACCGCCTGGTAGCCATTGCTCCAGAACAGCGCGAGGTGCTGGCCGAAGGGGCGGACTTTTATGCAGCACCAACGCTCAGTGCCGATGGCTCTCGCCTGGCGTGGGTCGAGTGGAGCCGGCCCGAGCAGCCATGGACCGCCACCCGCCTGCTCTGCCGTGAGCGGATGAACGACGGACGCTGGGGGCTGCCACGTTGCATTGCCGGTAACCAAGGCCCGGCGCAATCACTGCAACAGCCTCGCTTCGATGGCCGCGGTCGATTGTATTGCCTGTCCGATCTAAACGGTTTCTGGCAGCCCTGGGGCGAAACCGCCCAGGGCTGGAGTGCCTTGCCCGCCAGCAGCGCGGATCACGCTGCGGCGCCTTGGCAACTGGGCGCTTGCACCTGGCTGCCGCTGGGTGAACATCACTACCTGGCAACCTGGCTCGAGGACGGTTTCAGCCGCCTGGGCCTGTGTCATGCCGATGGTTCGCAACAGCAAGTGGAAACTGACTACAGCCGTTTGCGCTGCCTGGATCTGGATCAGAATTTTCTCTACGCCATCGCCGCCTCGCCCACCAGCCCGTCTGCGGTGATTGCCATCAACCGCGTGGATCATCGCGTCCAGGTTTTGGCGGGTGGCGCGTCCCCCTTGCCTGCCGAACGCATCAGTCGCCCACAGTCATTGTGCTATCCCAGCGGTGACGGTATCGCCCATGGCTTCTTTTACTCGGCCATGAATGGCGCCAAGCGGCCACCGTTGATCGTATTCGTCCATGGTGGACCGACCTCGGCCTGCTATCCGGCACTCGACCCCCGCATCCAGTACTGGACCCAACGTGGCTTCGCCGTGGCGGACCTCAATTATCGGGGCAGCAGTGGATACGGTCGCAGCTACCGCCAGGCCCTGCATCTGCGCTGGGGTGAGATTGATGTCGAGGATGCCTGCGCCGTGGTTGAGCACCTGGCCGAACGCGAGCTGATCGATCCTGAGCAGGCGTTTATCCGTGGTGGCAGTGCTGGGGGTTACACCACCCTGTGCGCCTTGGCATTCCACGATGTTTTCCGCGCCGGCGCCAGCCTCTATGGCGTCAGCGACCCCCTGGCGCTGGCGCGCGCCACACACAAGTTCGAAGGCGATTACCTGGACTGGCTGATCGGCGATCCGCTGGTAGATGCCGAGCGCTACAAGCAACGCACGCCGTTGTTGCATGCCTCTGAAATCAAGGTGCCGGTGATCTTCTTTCAGGGTGAGCTGGATGCTGTCGTGGTCCCGGAGCAGACCCGTTCGATGCTGGCAGCGCTTAAAGCCAATGGCATCCGTGCTGAGGGGTATTTTTATCCCAGCGAACGCCATGGCTTTCGTACCGCAGCCAACCTGGCGCATGCGCTGGAGGAGGAATGGCGGTTTTATCGACGGGTTTTAGCCGATAAATAA